The following are encoded together in the Kribbella sp. CA-293567 genome:
- a CDS encoding elongation factor G: MHLPFNIGMLAHVDAGKTTLTEQLLFRTGTIRSLGSVDAGTTVTDGMEVERRRGITIRAAVASFLLEGRQINVLDTPGHPDFIPEVERSLLVLDAAVLVVSAVDGIQPQTVLLGRTLRRLRVPTVVFLNKQDRPDADPDAAIRSLRARIGEPAVDLDTCDVDELLSIVADQNEDVLRRWLDGVSLSPAELESAAWTAARRGDLWPVTGGSARTGFGVETLMSALQRLADSNQLTSTEPAATVFTVEAGPDVPRSSLLRMWSGRLRVGDRLSLDGRDPQRIKSLEVAVPAGWAAARQVHAGDIARVRGWHDARIGDRVGSIGLRHTATARRASVHVAVRPVELRQRAALGSALRQLADIDPMIQLATDTDTGELTVELLGEVHQEVLAELLTTVYGIVVQFGEIGMSCSEQLIGVGESFDVIATGDNPYLATIGLRVEPAPPGSGIKVALDVELGSMPRSFFTAIEETVHHELRFGLSGWPIHDARVLVTRTGYWARQSPAYGSFDKSISSTAKDFRLLTAVVLAAALRQAATQVCAPIDRFEIEAPQSTSAQVNALLRDHRAIPVGYDEDGEWITVTGNIRADRVPQVGNALAAATGGEGILTTEPHHREPYDGPAPSRSRPWPDPTDRELFFRHRPR; encoded by the coding sequence ATGCATCTCCCGTTCAACATCGGCATGCTCGCACACGTCGACGCTGGCAAGACCACACTGACCGAGCAGCTCCTTTTCCGGACCGGAACCATCCGCTCATTGGGCAGCGTCGACGCCGGCACGACAGTCACCGACGGCATGGAGGTCGAACGCCGCCGTGGAATCACAATCCGCGCCGCGGTCGCGTCGTTCCTGCTGGAAGGCCGTCAGATCAATGTGCTGGACACCCCGGGGCATCCCGATTTCATTCCTGAAGTTGAGCGGTCTCTCCTCGTCCTGGACGCGGCTGTGCTGGTCGTCTCGGCCGTCGACGGGATTCAGCCTCAGACAGTGCTCCTGGGCCGGACGCTGCGCCGTCTCCGCGTTCCGACAGTGGTCTTCCTCAACAAGCAGGATCGCCCGGACGCGGATCCCGACGCGGCGATCAGGTCGCTGCGTGCGCGGATCGGCGAACCAGCGGTCGATCTGGACACCTGCGACGTGGACGAACTGCTCTCGATCGTGGCCGACCAGAACGAAGACGTTCTACGGCGCTGGCTGGACGGAGTGTCGCTCTCTCCTGCGGAGCTCGAGTCTGCCGCCTGGACGGCGGCTCGCCGAGGTGACCTCTGGCCGGTCACCGGAGGATCAGCCCGCACAGGCTTTGGTGTAGAGACTCTGATGTCCGCGCTGCAACGCCTTGCCGATAGCAACCAGTTGACGTCCACCGAGCCCGCCGCAACGGTATTCACCGTCGAGGCCGGCCCGGACGTGCCTCGAAGCAGTCTGCTCCGGATGTGGTCCGGGAGGCTTCGGGTTGGCGATCGTCTCAGCCTTGATGGACGGGATCCGCAGCGGATCAAGTCTCTGGAGGTTGCAGTACCGGCCGGCTGGGCTGCGGCGAGACAAGTGCACGCCGGCGACATCGCCCGTGTCCGCGGCTGGCACGACGCGAGAATCGGCGACCGAGTTGGATCGATCGGGCTGCGGCATACCGCCACCGCTCGGCGCGCCTCTGTGCACGTGGCCGTTCGGCCGGTCGAGCTTCGGCAGCGTGCCGCTCTCGGAAGCGCACTGCGCCAACTGGCAGACATCGACCCGATGATCCAGCTGGCTACCGATACGGATACCGGTGAGCTGACTGTCGAGCTCCTGGGGGAAGTTCACCAGGAGGTCCTGGCGGAGCTGCTGACCACGGTCTACGGAATCGTTGTTCAGTTCGGCGAAATCGGGATGAGCTGCAGTGAACAACTGATCGGCGTCGGTGAATCCTTCGACGTCATCGCGACCGGCGACAATCCCTACCTGGCGACGATCGGGCTGCGAGTCGAACCGGCCCCGCCGGGCAGTGGAATCAAGGTCGCACTCGACGTCGAACTCGGCTCGATGCCACGATCGTTCTTCACAGCGATCGAAGAGACTGTCCATCACGAACTCCGGTTCGGCCTCTCCGGCTGGCCGATCCATGATGCTCGTGTACTCGTCACCCGGACCGGCTATTGGGCTCGCCAAAGCCCGGCATACGGCAGCTTCGACAAGTCCATCTCCAGCACGGCGAAAGACTTCCGATTGCTCACAGCGGTGGTCCTTGCGGCAGCTCTTCGGCAGGCCGCAACGCAGGTCTGCGCTCCAATCGATCGGTTTGAGATCGAAGCCCCACAGTCGACGTCGGCGCAGGTCAATGCTCTGTTGCGCGATCACCGCGCCATACCTGTCGGGTACGACGAGGACGGGGAATGGATCACTGTCACCGGCAATATCCGAGCGGACCGGGTTCCCCAGGTTGGCAACGCCCTCGCCGCCGCTACCGGCGGCGAGGGCATTCTCACCACGGAGCCACATCACCGCGAGCCGTACGACGGTCCAGCGCCGAGTCGGTCACGCCCGTGGCCGGACCCTACCGATCGGGAGCTCTTCTTCCGGCATCGACCTCGATGA
- a CDS encoding Gfo/Idh/MocA family protein — translation MKPLRLAIIGLGVMGREMFRSVERHPDFTLVAAVDADVRVIEQLAQLHPEVMFGTDPSSVIGVKSVDAVYIATPPSTHAELVVPALESGQAVFCEKPLAVSLADAKVMCEVAQRATTVAAVNFSLSDRAATRYLAGVLENGEVGDILAVDINLAFPAWPRTFQTAAGWVGGRSQGGFVREVFSHFAYLTDRLVGRLEPVDVGVAYRDSGSEATASGMMTAGLAPVRFAGVVGARPEQYEWILTGSRRSFRFTNWRELHASSGGDWELVDLPGEQGSEASRLALFAQAMRGTPSADLADFDIAYRVQRAVEAFHEETR, via the coding sequence ATGAAACCATTGCGTCTGGCAATCATCGGCCTCGGAGTCATGGGCCGGGAGATGTTTCGCTCGGTCGAGCGCCATCCCGATTTCACTTTGGTCGCAGCAGTCGATGCTGATGTGCGGGTGATCGAGCAGTTGGCACAGCTCCACCCGGAAGTCATGTTCGGTACGGACCCGTCGTCGGTCATCGGTGTGAAGTCGGTCGACGCTGTCTACATCGCCACCCCGCCGTCAACTCATGCCGAACTGGTGGTGCCCGCGCTCGAGTCCGGGCAGGCGGTGTTCTGCGAGAAGCCGCTCGCCGTCAGCCTCGCCGATGCGAAGGTGATGTGCGAGGTCGCCCAGCGAGCGACCACGGTAGCGGCGGTGAACTTCTCTCTGTCCGACCGAGCGGCGACCCGCTACTTGGCTGGAGTACTTGAGAATGGGGAGGTCGGTGACATTCTCGCCGTCGACATCAATTTGGCGTTCCCGGCCTGGCCGCGGACCTTCCAGACAGCGGCCGGCTGGGTGGGTGGGCGTTCTCAGGGGGGATTCGTCCGCGAGGTCTTCTCGCACTTCGCCTACCTGACAGACCGGCTCGTCGGGCGGCTCGAGCCGGTCGATGTCGGCGTGGCCTATCGCGATTCGGGCAGTGAGGCCACCGCGTCCGGGATGATGACAGCCGGACTGGCGCCAGTCAGATTCGCTGGAGTGGTCGGCGCCCGACCCGAACAGTACGAGTGGATTCTGACCGGCAGCCGCCGCTCTTTCCGGTTCACGAACTGGCGCGAACTGCACGCATCGAGCGGCGGTGACTGGGAACTGGTAGATCTGCCGGGTGAGCAGGGATCGGAAGCCTCCAGGTTGGCCCTATTCGCCCAGGCGATGCGTGGGACACCCAGCGCCGACTTAGCAGACTTCGATATCGCGTATCGAGTTCAACGGGCGGTCGAGGCGTTTCACGAGGAGACGAGATGA
- the mobF gene encoding MobF family relaxase, with protein sequence MDLVLTVHRLTAGEGFRYLLRHVASGDVDRHLTTPLTSYYAASGYPPGRWMGSGLSGLANGGPAPGTAVSERQMAALFGRAEDPMTKRPLGRPHPVYKSPTERIQQQVDALDSDLTGSARYEAIGQIRAAVMREKTKHAVAGYDLTFSPAKSVSALWATSDVGTQEQILAAHHDAVEQVLGLIEQHSILTRTGEQGIAQIQTKGLIGAAFDHWDTRAGDPQLHTHVVVANRVQGPDGAWRSIDGRVLFRSAVAMSEIHNVFLADNLNHRLGIGWELRQRGKRRNPAFELSVVPDELIEEFSARTEQIESNLAVLLEERSDGLPPPGRNEMYVLRQQATLMNRPPKHVARPLASLMQDWRRRAHHKVGKAALKAIQESLDLADDRPLAAADLSPATIDAYAAAVVIALQTKRATWTRWNLLAEAARQTRLVRMVSSAQRFAVLESIVERAEEQSINLVAPEVVTTPVRRSDGSSVFMIHNGQIFTSPVILGAESLLLELARDPSAPKISGLSDSGLSADKQIALRRITSSGRRVEALVGPAGTGKTSLLSVLTTGWISSNGEGSVIALAPSSAASAVLADAIGSPAENIAKWIYESTGLGAEERRNRIRQTDYAVQQAHQAGRRRRAQRLSEVVAALRAEQDRWRFRSGQLVIVDEASMAGTMELATLAREANSAGAKLLLVGDDAQLGAADTGGAFRLIARDTDAAELSDVWRFTNAWERDASLALRVGSLQVIDVYDDHKRLLAGTSDAMEDAAYRAWMTDTAAGKTSLLIAADNTTVARLNARARLDRIITGEVEPDGIVLHNTNQVGIGDRIVTRLNNRRLRYARHSFVQNGDQWTVVHRWPDGSLTVENAHHHQVTLPASYVQESVELAYATTAHRAQGSTVDTAHLLVTDRLTRALMYVGMTRGRDSNHAYVATHQSDNDLHEPRSEQTMQDVLEAVLENAGVELSAHEVIRQELDNATRLDRLVPIHEHLCQLDARNRFAPAIATCGLDRADLAALEASPAYGPLITALRRAEAADLDVPQVLRRAVHQSSLNNATDIAAVLHRRVERLTSRASRRTGHTPHLIAGLVTPATHVSDPTLIAPLRELEAQIAQRAVWLADQATATSQPWSESMSRELLLEIAAYRERYAIRSRSPLGDRPAPNALAQTRQRQRLSAPLETRPSAHVTDRGTSSNRDERLQSPPEPAR encoded by the coding sequence GTGGACCTCGTGCTGACAGTGCATCGCCTGACTGCCGGAGAAGGCTTCAGGTACCTTCTCCGGCATGTGGCTTCGGGCGACGTCGACCGGCACCTGACGACGCCGCTCACGTCGTACTACGCGGCGTCCGGCTACCCTCCTGGCCGTTGGATGGGCAGCGGATTGAGCGGCTTGGCCAACGGCGGACCTGCCCCAGGAACGGCGGTTTCCGAGAGACAGATGGCCGCGCTTTTCGGCCGTGCTGAAGACCCGATGACGAAGCGTCCGCTTGGGCGACCTCACCCGGTCTACAAGAGCCCGACCGAGCGGATTCAGCAGCAGGTCGATGCTCTGGACTCTGACCTAACGGGCAGTGCCAGGTACGAGGCGATTGGGCAGATTCGAGCCGCGGTGATGCGCGAGAAGACCAAGCATGCGGTTGCTGGCTACGACCTGACGTTCTCCCCCGCTAAGTCTGTTTCGGCCTTGTGGGCGACCTCCGACGTTGGCACGCAGGAGCAGATCCTCGCTGCGCATCATGACGCAGTTGAGCAGGTACTCGGCCTGATCGAACAGCACTCGATACTCACCCGCACGGGAGAACAAGGCATCGCCCAAATCCAGACCAAGGGACTGATCGGAGCCGCCTTCGACCACTGGGACACGCGTGCCGGCGACCCTCAGTTGCATACCCACGTCGTGGTCGCCAACCGAGTTCAGGGACCGGATGGAGCATGGCGCAGTATCGATGGCCGGGTGCTGTTCCGTTCAGCCGTGGCGATGTCGGAGATCCACAACGTCTTTCTCGCCGACAATCTGAATCATCGGCTCGGCATCGGCTGGGAGCTGCGACAACGTGGCAAACGCCGTAACCCTGCCTTTGAGCTGAGTGTCGTTCCCGACGAGCTGATCGAGGAGTTCTCGGCCAGGACAGAACAGATCGAATCGAACCTAGCTGTACTTCTGGAGGAACGGTCCGACGGTTTGCCGCCACCTGGGCGGAACGAGATGTATGTACTTCGCCAACAGGCCACGCTGATGAATCGACCGCCCAAGCACGTCGCGCGACCGCTCGCATCGCTCATGCAAGATTGGCGCCGGAGGGCCCATCACAAAGTCGGCAAGGCGGCGCTTAAGGCGATACAAGAGTCGCTCGATCTGGCCGACGACCGACCATTGGCGGCCGCCGATCTCAGCCCTGCGACGATTGACGCGTACGCCGCCGCCGTGGTCATCGCGCTGCAGACGAAGCGGGCCACCTGGACTCGCTGGAACCTGCTGGCGGAAGCAGCTCGCCAAACTCGGCTGGTTCGTATGGTGTCGTCGGCTCAGCGGTTCGCAGTGTTGGAGTCGATCGTCGAACGCGCCGAAGAGCAATCGATCAACCTTGTAGCTCCGGAGGTCGTGACTACGCCTGTGAGGCGCTCTGACGGCTCGAGCGTCTTCATGATCCACAACGGCCAGATCTTCACCTCCCCTGTGATCCTCGGAGCAGAATCGCTCCTGCTCGAGCTCGCCCGTGATCCCTCAGCGCCCAAGATCTCAGGCTTGTCGGACAGCGGCTTGAGCGCGGACAAGCAGATCGCGTTGCGTCGAATCACCAGCAGCGGCCGGAGGGTTGAAGCGCTCGTTGGTCCTGCCGGCACTGGCAAGACGAGCCTGTTGTCGGTTCTGACAACAGGCTGGATCTCGAGCAACGGCGAAGGATCGGTCATCGCTCTCGCGCCTTCTTCAGCTGCGTCCGCTGTGCTGGCTGACGCAATCGGGTCACCGGCCGAGAACATCGCCAAGTGGATCTACGAGTCGACGGGCCTGGGCGCCGAGGAACGACGCAACCGCATCCGGCAGACGGACTACGCCGTACAGCAGGCACATCAGGCGGGGCGTCGACGTCGAGCACAACGTCTGTCGGAAGTAGTTGCCGCGCTGCGCGCCGAGCAAGATCGCTGGAGGTTCCGCTCGGGCCAGCTGGTCATCGTCGACGAGGCTTCAATGGCCGGCACTATGGAGCTCGCCACCCTCGCGCGGGAAGCAAACTCCGCAGGCGCCAAGCTGCTACTGGTCGGTGACGACGCCCAACTCGGTGCTGCCGACACCGGCGGTGCTTTCCGCCTGATCGCCCGCGACACCGATGCCGCCGAACTCAGCGATGTCTGGCGCTTCACCAACGCCTGGGAGCGCGACGCCAGCCTCGCTTTACGCGTCGGTTCTCTCCAAGTCATCGACGTGTACGACGACCACAAGCGGCTACTGGCCGGAACATCCGACGCTATGGAGGACGCCGCATACCGGGCTTGGATGACAGACACTGCAGCCGGTAAGACCAGCCTGCTCATCGCAGCCGACAACACAACGGTGGCTCGCCTGAACGCCCGTGCGCGCCTCGACCGCATCATCACGGGCGAGGTCGAGCCAGACGGGATAGTCCTTCACAACACCAACCAAGTCGGCATCGGCGACCGCATCGTCACGCGCCTCAACAACCGTCGCCTGCGCTACGCACGCCACAGCTTCGTCCAGAACGGCGACCAATGGACAGTCGTTCACCGCTGGCCAGACGGCTCCCTCACAGTCGAGAACGCCCACCATCATCAAGTGACACTGCCCGCTAGCTATGTTCAGGAATCGGTCGAGCTCGCCTACGCAACAACTGCTCACCGCGCCCAAGGCTCAACCGTCGACACGGCTCATCTCCTTGTCACCGACCGGCTGACCCGAGCCCTCATGTACGTCGGCATGACCCGCGGCCGGGACAGCAACCACGCCTATGTGGCCACCCACCAATCCGACAATGACCTCCACGAACCACGTTCCGAACAGACCATGCAAGACGTCTTGGAAGCCGTCCTCGAAAACGCCGGAGTCGAACTCTCCGCCCACGAGGTCATCCGTCAAGAACTCGACAACGCCACTCGCCTAGACCGTCTCGTCCCGATCCACGAGCATCTCTGCCAGTTGGACGCCCGCAACCGCTTCGCCCCCGCCATCGCCACCTGCGGCCTGGACCGCGCCGACCTGGCCGCCCTCGAAGCCTCACCTGCCTACGGCCCTCTGATCACGGCTCTTCGACGCGCTGAAGCCGCCGACCTCGACGTGCCACAAGTACTACGCCGAGCCGTCCACCAGTCATCACTGAACAACGCCACCGACATCGCCGCGGTCCTCCACCGGCGCGTCGAGCGGCTGACATCCAGAGCCTCGCGGCGTACCGGCCACACCCCGCACCTCATCGCGGGCCTCGTCACGCCGGCCACGCACGTCTCCGACCCAACCCTGATCGCTCCACTCCGCGAACTTGAAGCCCAGATCGCCCAACGCGCCGTCTGGCTGGCCGACCAGGCGACCGCCACATCACAACCCTGGTCCGAATCCATGTCTCGAGAACTGCTTCTTGAGATCGCGGCCTATCGCGAGCGCTACGCCATCCGCAGCCGAAGCCCACTAGGCGATAGGCCGGCGCCGAACGCACTAGCCCAAACCAGACAGCGCCAACGTCTGAGCGCCCCACTCGAAACCAGACCATCCGCCCACGTCACCGACCGAGGGACCAGCAGCAATCGCGACGAGCGCCTGCAGTCGCCGCCCGAGCCAGCACGTTGA
- a CDS encoding MBL fold metallo-hydrolase: MYHRGWVEIADQIFIRTIEDMQVNVGLVVSDSACLVIDTGPSLAAGRELADAVRSITRAPWSIVNTHAHVDHVLGNAAFGRTTVWGQQRSREHLARPLDTQWTRIGMPRTVPDLLGERVMPPDQHVHESKSLRVGGRTVELLHPGRGHTDHDLVVSVVDAGVVFAGDLVKGDGVPWMGDSFPLEWPGALEALADLSAGIVIPGHGPPLCRTDVVAQQQVMESVAATASASFRFGASVEAAAAELPLPAPTALVAAARVYRQLNGRRKPLAGSVQGR, encoded by the coding sequence ATGTATCATCGTGGATGGGTTGAGATCGCCGATCAGATCTTCATCCGAACGATCGAAGACATGCAGGTCAACGTAGGTCTGGTGGTGTCCGACAGCGCCTGTCTCGTGATCGATACCGGCCCCTCGTTGGCCGCCGGCAGGGAGCTCGCCGATGCGGTGCGCTCCATCACCAGAGCTCCGTGGTCGATCGTCAACACACATGCTCACGTCGACCATGTGCTGGGCAACGCTGCGTTCGGTCGTACCACGGTGTGGGGACAGCAGCGGAGCCGTGAGCACCTGGCCCGTCCACTCGACACGCAATGGACGCGGATCGGTATGCCGCGGACAGTGCCGGATCTCCTCGGAGAACGGGTCATGCCGCCCGATCAGCACGTTCACGAGAGCAAGTCGCTGCGAGTTGGTGGTCGCACCGTCGAGTTGTTGCATCCTGGACGCGGCCACACGGACCATGATTTGGTCGTCTCGGTGGTTGATGCGGGTGTCGTGTTCGCCGGAGATCTCGTCAAGGGAGATGGTGTCCCGTGGATGGGTGACAGCTTCCCGCTGGAGTGGCCTGGGGCCCTGGAGGCGTTGGCGGACTTGTCCGCCGGAATCGTTATTCCCGGTCATGGTCCACCGCTGTGCCGAACCGATGTCGTGGCGCAGCAGCAGGTCATGGAGTCCGTGGCTGCGACGGCCAGTGCCAGCTTCCGGTTCGGCGCCTCCGTCGAGGCGGCCGCAGCTGAGTTGCCACTACCGGCACCGACTGCACTTGTGGCGGCCGCCCGCGTCTACCGTCAGCTCAACGGTCGCCGGAAGCCACTAGCGGGGTCGGTGCAAGGCCGCTGA
- a CDS encoding LysR family transcriptional regulator: MSGLAPRNKLRPTFLDDLRRLRVLREFRERGSVTDTALAMHLTTSAVSQQLSGLSRELGFPVTVKVGRKLVLTPEGKALLDHADAVFARLEEARVDLQNWSPAGRCRIDVGGFSSILTGLLPGVVQLMRVQAPLADLRLHQVESPELFDRLDDGTVDVALSLSFRGSPEPDDSRYHRVELGVDVLDVALPRDHPAADEATVALRDLCGEEWISGTPGGSCDVLLQTACNAAGFTPQIVHRLEDWLSTAAFVAAGQAITLIPRLAQVTLPAGLVIRPLRGPVPERYVFAAIRQGAQNDPYLVELLESLVRSASSLRSAAAAQVGEA; this comes from the coding sequence ATGAGCGGACTTGCGCCCCGGAATAAGCTCCGGCCCACATTCCTGGACGACCTGCGAAGGCTCCGGGTGCTGCGGGAGTTCCGCGAGCGGGGATCGGTCACCGACACGGCGCTGGCCATGCACCTCACGACTTCGGCCGTGTCCCAGCAGCTCTCCGGATTGTCACGTGAGTTGGGCTTTCCGGTCACTGTGAAGGTGGGGCGCAAACTGGTTCTGACGCCAGAGGGGAAAGCGCTGCTCGACCATGCCGACGCTGTTTTCGCTCGGCTTGAAGAGGCGCGCGTCGACCTGCAGAATTGGAGTCCGGCCGGTAGGTGCCGCATCGACGTCGGTGGGTTCTCGAGCATTCTGACCGGTCTTTTGCCCGGAGTCGTGCAGCTGATGCGGGTCCAGGCTCCGCTGGCTGATCTCAGGCTTCATCAGGTGGAATCACCGGAGCTGTTCGACCGGCTGGACGACGGCACCGTGGATGTCGCGCTGTCGTTGAGCTTTCGGGGTTCCCCGGAGCCGGATGACTCGCGTTACCACCGAGTCGAGCTTGGTGTCGATGTCTTGGATGTCGCGCTGCCTCGGGATCATCCTGCTGCGGACGAAGCCACCGTCGCCCTCCGAGATCTTTGCGGCGAGGAATGGATCTCCGGAACTCCTGGGGGCTCCTGCGACGTTCTTCTGCAGACGGCGTGCAACGCGGCCGGTTTCACGCCACAGATCGTCCACCGGCTCGAGGACTGGCTGTCGACGGCAGCGTTCGTCGCCGCCGGTCAGGCGATCACTCTGATACCCCGGCTGGCCCAGGTCACGCTGCCAGCCGGCTTGGTGATCCGGCCGCTCCGTGGCCCAGTGCCGGAGCGCTACGTGTTCGCGGCGATTCGACAGGGTGCGCAGAACGATCCGTACCTGGTCGAGCTGCTCGAAAGTCTGGTCCGATCCGCGAGCTCGCTGCGGAGTGCCGCGGCAGCTCAGGTCGGCGAGGCGTAG
- a CDS encoding NAD(P)-dependent oxidoreductase translates to MRIGSVPIMTTNQDLPTAAVLGLGPMGRALAHALLASGHQVTVWNRSHGKAAELAAAGAKVSDSPADAVADAALVVLCLLDYQVVGDVLLAAGGALDGRTVVNLTSGSPQAARSTAEQVTSKGARYLDGTILSPAATIGTSDAVLLYSGSSAVYEANKVSFAAFSGSQRYLGEDAGRAAGYDVALVGMYWTAVVGVIHGLTLGKSEGIEAAELVAFSQGIIGLLPGYIPVLAESIDSGIHPGDASTLRSTAAGIEHALHSAEQRGIDPGLLRAAAALTRQAIRDGYGDEAVSRLSDTIRAGLPRS, encoded by the coding sequence GTGCGAATCGGTAGCGTTCCAATCATGACGACGAATCAAGATTTGCCCACAGCGGCCGTGCTGGGGCTGGGGCCGATGGGCCGCGCGCTCGCCCACGCACTGCTCGCGTCTGGTCACCAGGTCACGGTCTGGAACCGCTCACACGGCAAGGCCGCAGAACTCGCTGCAGCCGGCGCCAAGGTCAGCGACAGCCCTGCCGACGCCGTAGCCGATGCCGCCCTGGTGGTTTTGTGTCTGCTCGATTACCAGGTCGTCGGAGACGTGTTGCTGGCGGCCGGCGGAGCACTGGACGGCCGGACGGTGGTGAACCTGACCTCCGGATCACCGCAAGCAGCCCGGTCGACAGCGGAGCAGGTCACGAGCAAGGGGGCAAGGTATCTCGACGGAACGATTCTGAGTCCGGCAGCGACGATTGGCACCTCGGACGCAGTCCTTCTCTACAGTGGATCCTCTGCTGTCTATGAGGCGAACAAGGTCTCGTTCGCAGCGTTCTCCGGATCTCAGAGGTACCTCGGAGAGGATGCCGGCCGAGCGGCCGGGTACGACGTAGCGCTGGTCGGCATGTACTGGACGGCGGTCGTCGGAGTGATCCACGGCCTGACGCTTGGCAAATCCGAGGGTATTGAAGCCGCCGAGCTCGTTGCCTTCAGCCAAGGAATCATCGGCCTCCTTCCGGGGTACATTCCTGTCCTGGCCGAGTCGATCGACTCCGGCATCCATCCCGGTGACGCCTCTACCTTGAGATCCACCGCGGCCGGGATCGAGCATGCGCTGCACAGTGCTGAACAGCGCGGCATCGACCCCGGGCTGTTGCGGGCTGCTGCGGCGTTGACCCGGCAGGCGATTAGGGACGGATACGGCGACGAGGCAGTCAGCCGGCTCAGCGACACCATCCGTGCCGGGTTGCCAAGGAGTTGA
- a CDS encoding quinone oxidoreductase family protein yields MKAFQVTAPGEARVVEMASRPLKAAEARVKVVAAGINYLDLQGWTGGVGPQEYPWIPGGEGSGVVVETGAHAIGVAVGDRVCWQGVLGSYADEVVAPADRLIPIPEHLTFDEAAAVLLQGLTAQYLSADAYRIRPKDLVVVHAGAGGVGMLLTGFAKSMGATVITTVSTDAKAMLSLEAGADESVPYADLVEIAKLRAAAVYDSVGLATFEQSLCCLALRGTLVLYGQSSGAVPPFDLGRLGPAGSLIVTRPTLRHFVRSRAELLARADDLFSRVARSEVRIRFGGVYPLAEAPQVLDALRSRFTTGKLILQP; encoded by the coding sequence ATGAAAGCATTCCAGGTCACCGCTCCCGGAGAAGCCCGCGTCGTCGAGATGGCATCCAGGCCGCTGAAGGCCGCAGAGGCCCGGGTCAAGGTCGTTGCTGCTGGCATCAACTACCTCGACCTGCAGGGATGGACCGGGGGAGTGGGTCCGCAGGAGTACCCGTGGATTCCAGGTGGCGAGGGGAGCGGAGTGGTTGTGGAGACCGGCGCGCATGCGATCGGCGTGGCGGTCGGAGATCGGGTCTGCTGGCAAGGGGTGCTTGGGTCGTACGCCGACGAGGTGGTCGCTCCCGCAGATCGGCTGATTCCCATCCCGGAACACCTGACATTCGACGAAGCCGCGGCTGTCCTGCTGCAAGGGCTGACCGCGCAGTACTTGAGCGCGGATGCGTACCGGATCAGGCCCAAAGACCTGGTAGTGGTGCACGCGGGAGCCGGCGGCGTGGGCATGCTCCTGACCGGTTTCGCGAAGTCGATGGGGGCAACGGTCATCACGACCGTGTCGACCGACGCCAAGGCGATGCTGTCGCTGGAGGCTGGAGCTGATGAGTCAGTGCCGTATGCCGACTTGGTGGAGATCGCCAAACTCCGGGCGGCGGCCGTGTACGACAGTGTCGGCCTTGCGACTTTCGAGCAGTCACTGTGTTGCCTCGCGCTACGCGGAACGCTGGTGTTGTATGGGCAGTCGAGTGGCGCGGTTCCGCCATTCGACCTGGGTCGGCTCGGCCCGGCTGGGTCGCTGATCGTGACCAGGCCGACATTGCGGCACTTCGTTCGCAGTCGGGCGGAACTTCTTGCGCGTGCCGACGACTTGTTCTCCCGAGTCGCGCGCAGCGAGGTACGGATCCGCTTCGGAGGTGTGTATCCGTTGGCCGAAGCGCCACAGGTACTGGATGCCCTGCGCTCCCGTTTCACTACTGGGAAGCTCATTCTGCAGCCGTAG
- a CDS encoding flavodoxin family protein produces MKVVALSSSPRSAGNSRLLTRAVLEGVLEAGHEVELIDLPGRVGEPLRDCRVCRRADGACAIEDDYEAVLGRLLDADAVVLATPLYWYGVSGQLKIFIDRLFCHTSNSAPKPEIVLKSLVGKRLLVVISSEETYPGAISGVVAQFQELSRYLHWQFAGVVRGVGNSRGEVARDPDHSVELATAAGRRLFDRLVSDYQIDTLRSGRVWG; encoded by the coding sequence ATGAAAGTTGTTGCCCTGAGCTCCAGCCCACGGTCGGCGGGCAACTCGCGACTGCTGACTAGAGCTGTTCTCGAGGGTGTCCTGGAGGCCGGGCACGAGGTGGAGCTGATCGACCTTCCTGGTCGGGTCGGCGAGCCGTTGCGGGACTGCCGGGTCTGTCGTCGGGCCGACGGAGCCTGCGCCATCGAAGACGATTACGAGGCAGTGCTTGGACGCCTACTCGACGCGGATGCCGTGGTGCTGGCGACGCCGCTGTACTGGTACGGCGTCTCCGGGCAGCTGAAGATCTTCATCGATCGGCTGTTTTGTCACACCAGCAATTCGGCCCCGAAGCCCGAGATCGTGCTCAAATCCTTGGTCGGAAAGCGGCTGCTGGTGGTCATCAGTTCGGAGGAGACCTATCCGGGAGCCATCAGCGGCGTGGTCGCGCAGTTCCAGGAGCTGTCGCGCTACCTGCACTGGCAGTTCGCGGGCGTCGTTCGCGGTGTCGGCAACTCCCGCGGCGAGGTGGCCCGCGACCCGGACCACTCCGTCGAGCTCGCCACGGCTGCCGGCCGACGCTTGTTCGACCGGCTGGTCAGCGACTACCAGATCGACACTTTGCGGAGCGGTCGTGTCTGGGGCTGA